A single Equus quagga isolate Etosha38 chromosome 8, UCLA_HA_Equagga_1.0, whole genome shotgun sequence DNA region contains:
- the LOC124243989 gene encoding olfactory receptor 2A2-like yields the protein MGSNQSWVTEFVLVGFELSADVEVLLFWIFSLFYIFSLLANSVILGLICLDMSLHTPMYFFLSHLAITDMSYASSNVPKMLANLLNQNRTISFVLCIMQTFLYLGFAHTECLLLVVMSYDRFVAICHPLQYTVIMNWRVCTVLAVSSWSCGFILALVHAILLLRLPFCGPREVNQLFCEIMSVLKLACADTWINQVAIIADGVFILVGPLCLMLVSYMRIVWAILKIQSKEGRTKAFSTCLSHLCVVGLFFGIAMVVYMVPDSNQREEREKILSLFHSLFNPMLNPLIYSLRNAQVKGALYRALQKKRSL from the coding sequence ATGGGAAGCAACCAGTCATGGGTCACAGAGTTCGTCTTGGTGGGATTCGAGCTCAGCGCAGACGTGGAAGTGCTCCTCTTCTGGATCTTCTCTCTGTTCTACATCTTCAGTTTGTTGGCAAATAGTGTGATCTTGGGACTCATCTGTCTAGACATGAGTCtacacacccccatgtacttcttcctctcacaCCTGGCCATCACTGACATGTCCTATGCTTCCAGTAATGTGCCCAAGATGTTGGCAAATTTATTGAACCAGAATAGAACCATATCCTTTGTTCTTTGCATTATGCAGACATTTTTGTATTTGGGTTTCGCTCACACAGAGTGCCTGCTTTTGGTGGTGATGTCCTATGATAGGTTTGTGGCAATCTGCCACCCCCTCCAATACACTGTCATCATGAACTGGAGAGTGTGCACAGTCCTGGCTGTCTCTTCCTGGTCATGTGGATTTATTCTGGCTCTGGTACATGCAATTCTCCTTCTCAGATTGCCCTTCTGTGGGCCCCGGGAAGTGAACCAGCTCTTCTGTGAAATTATGTCTGTCCTCAAGCTGGCCTGTGCTGACACCTGGATAAACCAAGTAGCTATCATTGCTGATGGTGTGTTTATCTTAGTTGGGCCTCTCTGTTTAATGCTAGTTTCCTACATGCGCATCGTCTGGGCCATCCTAAAGATCCAGTCAAAGGAGGGCCGCAcaaaggccttctccacctgcctctcccacctctgtgTGGTTGGACTCTTCTTTGGCATCGCCATGGTGGTTTATATGGTCCCGGATTCCAATCAACGAGAAGAACGGGAGAAAATACTGTCCCTGTTTCACAGCCTCTTTAACCCCATGCTGAACCCcctcatctacagcctgaggaatgCTCAGGTGAAGGGCGCCTTGTATCGAGCACTGCAGAAGAAGAGGTCCTTGTGA